A portion of the Rubeoparvulum massiliense genome contains these proteins:
- a CDS encoding AAA family ATPase: MRIETMKLYGFGQFQDLELTCKPGLNLILGTNEAGKSTLMAFIRAMFYGFPTKKQLAQRYEPWEASTLGGRLSLYEDGVGSFLLERLYKQRSAGDLLLHRPDGTVGGEEDLRRLLAPINETIFKNLYAFGLWELQTMETLQPEEIHSFLYHTTAGNGAQLLQLKQQLQTEAEQLYKAGSKKGELTELRRQLQQITTEILQLQGETERYEGLLSQQEELTEQLGIMRTQQVKLTRQQQWLAILAQGEKLYAQGQLVKEQLAQLPLVEYFPSDGLERLERYLERHTQTKIRLDTIQKQIEEKMQQLLTFTNRDGWEGVLAQQEELQSGWIRYQERLERNTIDEQTLQQTTKQLNDLLQSIGEDWEVEQISAFQLDMPTRQWVKDWQEEERQRQQKIVQWETSRSHTHQRLHVVKQRLLQTSERNQPINTEATQLKSRIQQLQQLQLQKERKEGELIQLTRERELLQSNRIGSKRRKSSSPLLIIGGLAATGLAVYFFMIQQYLWTGITFTGFLLIGGASWYQEKSLKEEAEVWEQKEVQRLTFLMKEEESCRREIQRMEKEANTLLQRYGKTSLAQLEEEWEQLQQQHSQQQQVELERARMELDAATLQGELESVDQKLQEVLTHQTEQLEAWKGWLQVHHIPLDWTPAMVEELIRIADRMHPLIRKQEELQESIQQAKQQLEQWRSHIIQLMEQTGRELVQTPTQQEIKQWFQEMKDVEEQMQQLRQIEEQLLKWQEEEQQLLAEEALVHQQLQHLYEEVGASNEAEYRKRGEYYRLRQSLQHELLSNTTLLRQLVQDQAEYEQLIQDLQDGSVQQRMEQEAELAETSKSLQMQLDQHQQERGQITQQLKELATSTRLLTALQRKEELRAQAAERINRWCRLRLGRLAIEKAMELYEQEKQPEVLQWASRYFSQMTAGRYPKVFMPLEGETICVERADGRKIEPAYLSRGTVEQLYLAIRFALIEMYGKEKRIPLVFDDILVNFDPERSKKTLFTIGQLAKQQQVFFFTCHPSLVDQVHELGLPMNIMELSKHTFTVIHA; this comes from the coding sequence ATGAGAATTGAGACGATGAAGCTCTATGGCTTCGGTCAATTTCAAGATCTCGAGCTCACCTGTAAGCCAGGGTTGAATCTCATTCTTGGAACTAATGAAGCAGGAAAATCTACTTTAATGGCTTTTATTCGTGCTATGTTCTATGGATTCCCTACCAAAAAGCAGCTCGCTCAGCGCTATGAACCATGGGAGGCATCCACACTTGGCGGTAGACTATCCCTCTATGAGGATGGAGTAGGAAGTTTCTTATTAGAGCGTCTTTATAAGCAACGTTCAGCAGGTGACCTCTTGCTGCATCGACCCGATGGAACCGTCGGTGGCGAGGAAGATTTAAGGCGTCTCCTTGCTCCCATTAATGAGACCATCTTCAAAAATCTTTATGCTTTTGGCTTATGGGAGCTTCAGACCATGGAGACCTTACAACCAGAGGAGATTCATAGCTTTCTCTATCACACCACAGCAGGAAATGGTGCACAGTTATTGCAACTAAAGCAGCAGCTTCAAACCGAGGCAGAGCAGCTCTACAAGGCAGGAAGCAAAAAGGGCGAACTAACAGAGCTACGTAGGCAGCTACAGCAGATTACTACCGAAATTCTTCAGCTCCAAGGGGAGACTGAGCGCTATGAGGGTCTCCTTAGTCAGCAAGAAGAGCTTACGGAGCAGCTAGGGATCATGCGGACACAGCAGGTCAAGCTGACACGTCAGCAACAGTGGTTAGCTATCCTTGCTCAAGGGGAGAAGCTATATGCTCAAGGGCAACTTGTGAAGGAACAGCTTGCTCAGCTCCCATTGGTAGAGTATTTCCCAAGTGATGGTTTGGAGCGGCTAGAGCGCTACTTAGAACGGCATACCCAGACAAAAATCCGCTTGGATACTATCCAGAAGCAGATTGAAGAAAAGATGCAACAGCTACTCACCTTCACCAATCGGGATGGCTGGGAGGGAGTGCTTGCTCAACAGGAAGAGCTCCAGTCGGGATGGATCCGATACCAAGAGCGTTTAGAGCGAAACACAATCGATGAACAGACGCTTCAACAAACGACTAAACAGTTGAATGACTTGCTACAAAGCATTGGGGAGGACTGGGAGGTTGAGCAAATTTCCGCCTTCCAGCTGGACATGCCTACGCGCCAATGGGTAAAGGATTGGCAAGAGGAAGAACGACAACGTCAGCAAAAGATCGTACAGTGGGAGACTTCACGCTCCCATACGCACCAGCGCCTCCATGTGGTCAAGCAAAGACTCTTACAAACTAGTGAGCGGAACCAACCCATTAATACTGAAGCTACCCAATTAAAAAGCAGAATCCAGCAACTTCAGCAGCTTCAGCTGCAAAAGGAGCGGAAGGAAGGGGAACTGATTCAGTTAACTCGGGAACGAGAGCTTCTACAGAGTAATCGAATTGGTTCGAAGAGGAGAAAGAGCTCTTCTCCACTTCTGATCATCGGTGGTTTAGCAGCTACGGGGCTTGCTGTTTACTTTTTTATGATCCAGCAGTATCTGTGGACTGGTATCACCTTTACAGGATTCCTGTTAATCGGAGGTGCGTCCTGGTACCAGGAGAAGAGCTTGAAGGAAGAGGCAGAAGTTTGGGAGCAGAAGGAAGTACAACGACTCACCTTCTTAATGAAGGAGGAGGAGAGCTGTCGTCGCGAGATCCAACGGATGGAGAAGGAAGCAAATACCCTCCTCCAACGCTATGGCAAGACGAGCTTAGCCCAATTAGAAGAGGAATGGGAGCAGCTGCAACAACAGCACTCACAACAACAACAGGTGGAACTTGAACGGGCAAGAATGGAGTTAGATGCTGCCACCCTTCAAGGAGAATTAGAATCGGTAGATCAGAAGCTACAAGAAGTGCTTACCCACCAAACAGAGCAGTTGGAAGCTTGGAAGGGATGGCTACAAGTACATCACATCCCATTGGATTGGACACCAGCTATGGTGGAGGAATTGATTCGGATTGCTGATCGAATGCATCCTCTGATCAGAAAGCAAGAGGAGCTCCAAGAAAGCATTCAGCAGGCAAAGCAACAGCTTGAGCAATGGCGTAGCCATATCATTCAGCTCATGGAGCAAACTGGGCGAGAATTGGTTCAAACACCTACTCAGCAAGAGATAAAGCAATGGTTTCAAGAGATGAAAGATGTAGAAGAGCAAATGCAACAATTACGACAGATCGAGGAGCAATTGCTGAAGTGGCAAGAGGAGGAGCAACAGCTACTAGCAGAGGAAGCATTAGTTCACCAACAACTTCAACATCTGTATGAAGAGGTAGGCGCCAGCAATGAGGCGGAGTATCGTAAAAGGGGCGAATACTATCGATTACGTCAATCTCTACAGCATGAGCTACTGAGCAATACTACCCTACTTCGCCAGCTTGTACAGGATCAGGCTGAGTATGAGCAGCTTATTCAGGATTTGCAGGATGGCTCGGTGCAGCAACGGATGGAGCAGGAAGCAGAATTGGCAGAAACGAGCAAATCACTACAGATGCAGCTAGACCAACATCAACAAGAGCGGGGTCAGATCACCCAACAGCTGAAGGAACTAGCCACTTCAACACGCTTACTCACCGCCCTCCAAAGGAAAGAAGAACTCCGAGCGCAGGCGGCTGAACGAATCAACCGATGGTGCAGATTAAGGTTAGGTCGTCTCGCTATAGAAAAGGCCATGGAATTGTATGAGCAGGAGAAACAACCTGAGGTTCTACAATGGGCTAGTCGCTATTTTTCACAGATGACAGCAGGACGTTATCCCAAGGTGTTTATGCCCTTAGAAGGGGAGACGATCTGTGTGGAGCGGGCAGATGGAAGAAAGATTGAGCCTGCCTATCTTAGTCGTGGGACCGTTGAACAATTATATCTCGCCATCCGTTTTGCCTTAATTGAGATGTATGGGAAAGAGAAACGAATACCACTTGTCTTCGATGATATCCTTGTCAACTTTGACCCAGAACGGAGTAAGAAGACGCTCTTTACCATCGGTCAATTGGCAAAACAGCAACAGGTTTTCTTCTTTACCTGTCATCCTTCCCTGGTGGACCAAGTACATGAGTTAGGGCTTCCGATGAATATCATGGAGTTGTCGAAGCATACATTCACTGTAATTCATGCTTAG
- a CDS encoding metallophosphoesterase family protein → MAQFRFVHSADLHLGTPLRGIGTIPPHLAELFRTATLLAWERLVQFCIDEQVDFLCLAGDIYDERDRNLTAQLAFQQGCERLHEAQISIYLIHGNHDPMDGKQAHLHWPSNLYTFSAEQVESYPIIRHGEEIARIYGRSYPTYHVTENYSQSYKRSSSAFAIGLLHANVGNSSGHANYAPCSLQDLQNGEMDYWALGHIHKPQQLQDQLPTIIYAGNPQGRHWKEAGERGCYLIEVDGVQVHSRFQPLQVIRWEEEVVELQGVDGEQALLDQLFHIAEQVNERTNSTPVLLRIRLEGRTPLYDGLLDEEVRQELLERINHQLMGLGMKVWLASLQSMALPLQIPDIASQSLAADIMQIVQDWRADWIEQRTTIRSILDELKDRRFWEQEGLLPSDAELQAMIEQLEPWLLQRLGEGGGKR, encoded by the coding sequence ATGGCACAGTTTCGCTTTGTACACAGTGCAGATCTTCATCTAGGGACACCATTACGAGGGATTGGAACGATTCCACCTCATCTTGCTGAATTGTTCCGTACAGCTACCTTGTTGGCATGGGAGCGATTGGTTCAATTCTGTATTGATGAACAGGTAGATTTTCTCTGCCTGGCAGGAGATATCTATGATGAGCGGGATCGCAATCTAACGGCGCAGCTCGCCTTTCAGCAAGGGTGTGAACGTCTCCATGAAGCACAGATTTCCATCTATCTCATCCATGGGAATCACGATCCCATGGATGGGAAGCAAGCCCATCTTCACTGGCCTTCTAATCTATACACATTCTCTGCAGAGCAGGTAGAGTCCTATCCAATTATTCGTCATGGGGAAGAGATTGCTCGCATCTATGGGCGTAGTTATCCTACGTACCATGTGACGGAGAACTATAGCCAGAGCTATAAACGGAGTTCATCTGCCTTTGCCATTGGACTGCTTCATGCCAATGTTGGCAATAGCTCAGGGCATGCCAACTATGCTCCCTGTAGTCTACAAGATCTACAGAATGGAGAGATGGATTATTGGGCACTGGGCCATATTCATAAGCCCCAACAGCTCCAAGATCAATTGCCTACCATCATCTATGCAGGTAATCCCCAGGGACGCCATTGGAAAGAGGCGGGAGAGCGCGGTTGCTATCTCATTGAGGTGGATGGAGTTCAGGTTCATTCACGCTTTCAGCCTTTACAAGTGATTCGCTGGGAGGAGGAAGTGGTGGAACTCCAAGGAGTGGACGGGGAGCAAGCATTACTGGATCAGCTATTTCACATCGCGGAGCAGGTGAATGAGCGCACAAATAGCACACCAGTCTTACTACGCATCCGCTTAGAAGGACGTACGCCTCTTTATGACGGGCTTCTTGACGAAGAGGTTCGTCAGGAGCTTCTTGAGCGCATCAACCATCAACTGATGGGCCTTGGTATGAAGGTTTGGCTCGCTTCCTTACAATCCATGGCACTCCCCCTTCAGATTCCTGATATTGCCTCCCAATCCTTGGCAGCAGATATCATGCAGATTGTCCAAGACTGGAGAGCAGATTGGATTGAGCAACGCACCACCATTCGATCGATCCTGGATGAATTGAAGGACCGACGCTTTTGGGAGCAAGAGGGATTACTGCCTAGTGATGCTGAACTCCAAGCCATGATTGAGCAATTGGAGCCATGGCTATTGCAACGGTTAGGCGAAGGTGGTGGTAAACGATGA
- a CDS encoding B12-binding domain-containing radical SAM protein: MNITVATLNAKYIHTCLALRYLKAYAEPEYSVRMAEYTIKDPTIYIVTDLYEQKPDVVGFSCYIWNIEETIKVVQALKKVLPQVTILLGGPEVSFDVEHWLQRIPEADYIIIGEGEQTFKELLRGLDGKRDLASLTGIGYRVQGEPMVKPPTSKLDLSTIPSPYRFPEDVAQLPQRITYVETSRGCPFSCQFCLSSTEVGVRYFPLEMMKEELLFLIQNGARTIKFLDRTFNINRDYAMEMFKFLVENHQGCIFQFEITADILRPEIIDYLTENAPPGIFRFEIGVQSTNERTNELVQRRQNFAKLTNTVMRIKESGRVVQHLDLIAGLPEEDYASLRKTFNDVFAFEPEELQLGFLKMLRGTGLRNQAEQYGYRYMEHAPYEMLENDILSFGDVVRIKRVEEMLEKYWNLHFMDTTILYLTQVEFPSPFDFFQELGDYWEANGWGRIGHQLEDLYQRLEQFLMTRKTQHPEVWHGLMKYDYFIHYKQKPRKTWWEFSMSKGEQSALLQLLADKPALLSPEFAQYQLTEEQLHKHTMVERLPFNLAKYLESGQVEMAPTLLLVYYDPKNPQARPFIQNMLMLVTE, encoded by the coding sequence ATGAATATTACAGTGGCAACATTAAACGCCAAGTATATCCATACCTGTCTGGCCTTACGCTACCTGAAGGCCTATGCTGAGCCAGAGTATTCAGTACGGATGGCGGAATATACCATCAAGGATCCAACAATTTATATTGTTACGGATCTCTACGAACAGAAGCCCGATGTAGTGGGCTTTAGCTGTTATATATGGAATATTGAAGAGACCATCAAGGTGGTTCAAGCCTTGAAAAAAGTCTTACCTCAGGTGACCATTCTCTTAGGTGGGCCTGAGGTCTCCTTCGATGTGGAGCATTGGCTTCAGCGGATCCCCGAAGCAGACTATATCATCATTGGAGAAGGGGAGCAGACCTTTAAGGAACTGTTGCGAGGACTAGATGGAAAACGTGATTTGGCAAGTCTAACTGGGATCGGCTACCGTGTTCAAGGTGAGCCTATGGTAAAGCCACCTACCAGCAAGCTAGACCTGAGTACTATCCCTTCTCCCTATCGCTTTCCAGAAGATGTGGCACAGCTTCCACAACGAATTACCTATGTGGAGACAAGCCGTGGTTGTCCCTTCTCTTGTCAATTCTGTCTCTCCTCCACAGAGGTAGGCGTGCGTTATTTTCCTCTAGAGATGATGAAAGAGGAGCTTCTCTTTTTGATTCAAAACGGGGCGAGAACCATTAAGTTCCTTGATCGTACCTTTAATATCAACCGCGATTATGCCATGGAGATGTTTAAATTTTTGGTGGAGAATCATCAAGGTTGCATCTTCCAATTTGAGATAACAGCGGATATTCTTCGCCCAGAGATTATTGATTATCTCACGGAGAATGCACCGCCCGGGATTTTCCGCTTTGAGATCGGGGTTCAATCCACCAATGAAAGAACCAATGAGCTCGTGCAGCGCCGTCAAAATTTTGCCAAGCTAACGAATACGGTGATGCGAATTAAGGAGAGTGGACGGGTCGTGCAACATCTCGACTTAATTGCTGGCTTACCAGAAGAGGATTATGCATCGCTCCGTAAAACCTTCAATGATGTCTTTGCCTTTGAGCCAGAGGAACTACAACTAGGCTTTCTCAAGATGCTTCGTGGAACCGGTCTACGGAATCAAGCAGAGCAGTACGGGTATCGTTATATGGAGCATGCACCTTATGAGATGCTTGAGAATGACATTCTTTCATTTGGCGACGTGGTGCGGATTAAGCGGGTGGAGGAGATGCTAGAGAAATATTGGAATCTACACTTTATGGATACTACCATTCTTTACTTAACCCAGGTGGAATTCCCATCTCCCTTTGATTTCTTTCAGGAGCTCGGCGATTACTGGGAGGCCAATGGTTGGGGAAGGATTGGTCATCAGCTAGAAGATTTATATCAACGGTTGGAGCAATTCCTCATGACACGAAAGACGCAGCATCCTGAGGTATGGCATGGCTTGATGAAGTATGATTATTTCATCCATTACAAGCAGAAGCCGCGGAAGACATGGTGGGAATTCTCCATGAGTAAAGGAGAGCAGAGCGCTTTACTGCAATTATTAGCGGATAAGCCAGCGCTTCTATCCCCCGAATTTGCTCAATACCAATTAACGGAGGAACAGCTCCATAAGCATACCATGGTGGAACGGTTGCCCTTCAATCTTGCCAAGTACCTGGAGTCTGGACAGGTTGAAATGGCACCGACCCTCTTGCTTGTGTACTATGATCCGAAGAATCCACAAGCGCGGCCTTTTATTCAGAATATGCTCATGCTTGTGACAGAATAA
- the hutH gene encoding histidine ammonia-lyase has translation MEKQSIQLNGKDLSLEQFEQVVRNGVAVQLHPNAIIAMNRSRQLVMQWHQEGRRIYGITTGFGKFSDQIISSAETDQLQINLIRSHACGVGNPFPTEVVRGMMLLRAQALAQGFSGIRVEVVQLLLQMLNLRIHPIIPSQGSLGASGDLVPLAHMVLPMLGEGQVEWQGTLYAAKDALEQNQLQPIQLQAKEGLALINGTQTMTSLGALAVLDGERAIHTANLIASLTIEALRGIPAAYHPFVGHSRPHPGQRWVAEQLLQYLKESERITQPGELRTQDAYSLRCIPQVHGASWDALQHVKQVIQIELNSVTDNPLIDPFEEQAISAGNFHGQPVGLALDYLAIALAELGNISERRTERMVNPQLSQLPAFLTDHGGLHSGLMIPQYVAAALVAENKLLASPATVDSIPSSANQEDHVSMGTTAARKLYRLLDNLWHILAIEYLVACQAIDFQTGQLGKGSSRAYEQLRAQIPFVEKDRVLSQDMKEIAQMIRSRHFLKKIGIIE, from the coding sequence ATGGAGAAGCAAAGCATTCAGTTAAATGGAAAGGATCTATCCTTGGAACAATTTGAACAGGTTGTCCGGAATGGCGTAGCTGTCCAATTGCATCCCAATGCCATCATCGCGATGAATCGTTCTCGACAGCTGGTGATGCAATGGCATCAAGAAGGTCGAAGAATCTATGGCATTACTACAGGCTTTGGCAAGTTTAGCGACCAGATTATCTCTTCTGCAGAAACAGATCAGCTTCAAATCAATTTAATCCGTAGCCATGCCTGTGGTGTTGGCAATCCCTTCCCAACAGAAGTAGTCCGGGGGATGATGCTATTACGGGCTCAAGCGTTGGCCCAAGGCTTTTCCGGAATTCGCGTGGAAGTGGTTCAGCTTCTGTTACAAATGCTCAATCTACGGATCCACCCCATCATTCCATCACAGGGATCATTAGGAGCCAGTGGCGATTTAGTTCCCTTAGCACATATGGTTCTACCTATGCTGGGTGAAGGGCAAGTAGAATGGCAGGGAACCCTCTACGCTGCCAAGGATGCTCTTGAACAGAATCAGCTCCAACCCATCCAGCTTCAGGCGAAGGAGGGCTTAGCCTTAATCAATGGGACACAGACCATGACATCCCTAGGTGCCCTAGCAGTGTTGGATGGTGAACGGGCGATTCATACAGCCAATCTCATCGCTTCGTTGACCATCGAAGCACTACGGGGTATTCCTGCTGCTTACCACCCCTTTGTAGGGCACTCACGTCCTCATCCCGGTCAACGCTGGGTGGCAGAACAGCTTCTTCAGTACCTCAAGGAAAGCGAACGGATCACTCAACCAGGGGAATTGCGAACGCAGGATGCCTACTCACTACGTTGTATTCCCCAAGTCCATGGCGCTTCTTGGGATGCTCTTCAGCATGTGAAGCAAGTGATCCAAATTGAATTAAATAGTGTAACGGACAATCCTCTCATCGACCCCTTTGAAGAACAGGCCATCTCAGCAGGCAATTTTCATGGCCAACCTGTGGGACTAGCCTTAGATTATTTGGCCATTGCCCTCGCAGAGTTGGGGAATATTTCAGAACGGCGTACTGAACGCATGGTCAACCCTCAGCTCAGCCAGCTACCTGCATTTCTCACTGATCATGGCGGACTCCACTCTGGGTTGATGATTCCTCAATATGTTGCAGCCGCGCTGGTTGCAGAGAATAAGCTATTAGCCAGTCCCGCAACAGTAGACTCCATTCCATCTTCTGCCAACCAGGAAGACCATGTAAGCATGGGAACCACTGCTGCCCGGAAGCTGTATCGTCTCCTTGATAATCTGTGGCATATCCTTGCCATTGAGTATCTTGTAGCATGTCAGGCCATCGATTTCCAAACAGGGCAGCTAGGTAAAGGGAGTAGCCGTGCCTATGAACAGCTCCGTGCTCAGATTCCCTTTGTTGAAAAGGATCGTGTATTATCTCAAGACATGAAAGAGATTGCCCAGATGATTCGAAGTAGGCATTTTCTTAAGAAAATCGGTATAATAGAATAG
- the lpdD gene encoding prenylated flavin chaperone LpdD has translation MVKELQPMVTFFAGTYPYQVRINLWYRQDYLEFECVGGTHPHVGAVAYGDEHVELLYQFPDHKEGELLRSLIKKVQKASGSIVVGSCGIHVDNATWEEIQLLVHHAERCGEEMERFLFYKEKA, from the coding sequence ATGGTAAAAGAATTACAGCCCATGGTCACATTCTTTGCTGGAACATACCCTTATCAGGTGCGGATCAACCTCTGGTATCGCCAAGATTATCTGGAGTTTGAGTGTGTGGGAGGTACACATCCCCATGTAGGCGCTGTGGCCTATGGGGATGAACATGTTGAACTCCTTTATCAATTTCCTGACCATAAAGAAGGTGAACTATTACGTTCATTAATAAAGAAAGTGCAAAAGGCCTCCGGTTCCATTGTGGTCGGTAGTTGTGGCATTCATGTTGATAATGCTACATGGGAGGAGATCCAACTACTCGTCCATCATGCTGAGCGCTGTGGTGAAGAGATGGAACGATTTCTTTTTTACAAGGAAAAAGCCTAA
- a CDS encoding DUF1427 family protein: MKEILLATLAGIIVGILFKLLKLPLPAPPVLSGIMGIVGIYLGGKLFEWIVRWFS, translated from the coding sequence ATGAAAGAGATCCTGTTAGCTACTCTGGCAGGTATCATTGTTGGAATCCTATTTAAATTATTAAAGCTCCCCTTACCAGCACCCCCTGTACTCTCGGGGATTATGGGTATTGTAGGGATCTATCTCGGTGGTAAGCTCTTTGAATGGATCGTTCGTTGGTTTTCTTAA
- the rplT gene encoding 50S ribosomal protein L20 — protein MARVKGGYVSRRRRKKVLKLAKGYFGSKHRLFRTANAQVMKSGFYAYRDRRQRKRDFRKLWITRINAATRMHGLSYSRFMYGLKAAGVDINRKMLADLAVHDEKAFASLVAKAKENL, from the coding sequence ATGGCTCGAGTAAAAGGCGGGTATGTATCACGTCGCCGTCGTAAAAAAGTCTTAAAGTTAGCAAAGGGTTACTTTGGCTCCAAACATCGTTTATTCCGGACAGCCAATGCCCAGGTAATGAAATCTGGTTTCTATGCATATCGTGACCGTCGTCAGCGCAAGCGTGACTTCCGTAAACTATGGATCACACGGATTAACGCTGCTACACGGATGCATGGTTTATCCTATAGCCGCTTTATGTATGGATTAAAAGCAGCAGGTGTAGATATCAACCGCAAAATGCTCGCCGATTTGGCCGTGCATGATGAGAAAGCATTTGCTTCTCTTGTGGCTAAAGCGAAAGAAAATCTATAA
- the rpmI gene encoding 50S ribosomal protein L35, with amino-acid sequence MPKMKTKRAAAKRFKKTGTGKVVRRHAYTSHILTKKSQKRKRNLRKAAIVSSGDYKRIRSLIAYMK; translated from the coding sequence ATGCCAAAAATGAAAACAAAACGTGCCGCTGCGAAACGTTTTAAGAAAACTGGTACGGGTAAGGTAGTTCGCCGTCATGCGTATACCAGTCATATCCTGACCAAAAAATCGCAAAAACGGAAACGTAACCTGCGCAAAGCAGCAATCGTTAGCAGTGGAGACTACAAGCGGATTAGATCTTTGATCGCTTACATGAAATAA
- the infC gene encoding translation initiation factor IF-3 yields MNVNEGIRAREVRVIGPDGEQIGIKPIREALELAQQHNLDLVNVAPNAKPPVCRIMDFGKYKFEQSKKEKEARKNQKVINVKEVRFSPTIDEHDYQTKLRSAIKFLEKGDKVKASVRFRGRQIAHADLGKRVLERLAQEAEQVAIMEKPPRMEGRSMVVILAPRNDK; encoded by the coding sequence ATGAATGTTAATGAAGGCATTCGTGCGCGTGAAGTCCGCGTAATTGGTCCAGATGGGGAACAAATTGGGATTAAGCCGATTCGTGAAGCCTTAGAGCTTGCACAACAGCATAATCTTGATCTGGTGAATGTGGCACCTAATGCCAAACCACCTGTTTGTCGAATCATGGATTTCGGGAAGTACAAGTTTGAACAAAGCAAGAAAGAGAAAGAAGCTCGTAAGAATCAAAAAGTGATTAATGTGAAAGAAGTGCGTTTCAGTCCTACGATTGATGAGCATGACTATCAAACCAAGTTGCGTAGTGCCATTAAGTTCTTAGAAAAAGGCGATAAGGTGAAGGCTTCCGTTCGTTTTCGTGGACGGCAGATTGCCCATGCCGACTTGGGTAAGCGCGTGCTAGAGCGTCTAGCACAGGAAGCAGAGCAAGTGGCTATTATGGAGAAGCCCCCTCGTATGGAAGGGCGGAGCATGGTGGTCATTCTCGCTCCTCGCAATGATAAATAA
- a CDS encoding 2Fe-2S iron-sulfur cluster-binding protein — protein MPKLTVEGYGTFDVEEGTKLALALEDHGIPILHRCGGNSRCATCRIEVISGDPGVMKDQEAQILEARGVDDPKIRLACQIRITRSLKVRSLMTMDSSGFTDPGPRPTP, from the coding sequence ATGCCTAAGTTGACTGTGGAAGGCTATGGCACATTTGATGTGGAAGAAGGGACCAAGCTAGCATTGGCGTTAGAGGATCATGGTATCCCCATTCTTCATCGCTGTGGAGGCAATTCTCGCTGTGCCACCTGTCGCATAGAAGTCATCTCAGGGGATCCTGGAGTGATGAAGGATCAGGAGGCCCAGATTCTCGAGGCTCGCGGCGTTGATGATCCGAAAATTCGCCTCGCTTGTCAGATTCGTATTACCCGTAGCCTAAAGGTACGCTCCCTGATGACTATGGATTCTAGTGGGTTCACTGATCCAGGACCACGACCTACACCATAA
- the ytxC gene encoding sporulation protein YtxC: protein MILLSIRGSKHLENMSLLIGIVKQCYRHMDRPLKQFSPQLLLLEHGDEHELVFHLVGNAEELDPADSSLFQALISEALTSYFRQWREKGLLYDKLLHEYGVEGNQLQQVFHLTDYYLNKENNDSVPWRFQRLHDILLSILQEYNHLDFNGLLRFRLREYEQELEEAMEIAQQEWLLYQEYRHVPSLAQLLLALPHRQHQLLHLLHHRDAWMTFYDVEYQMVQFPSTFPWASWRAERGLDGEEWLSSLLLAFSPTQIIVHTKDWHHPIIQHLHHLFQQRFQICMGCRFCRNRGRNMERST, encoded by the coding sequence ATGATCCTACTATCCATCCGTGGTTCCAAGCATTTGGAGAACATGTCACTGCTCATTGGCATTGTAAAGCAATGCTATCGGCATATGGATCGACCACTGAAACAATTCAGCCCACAGCTCTTACTTTTAGAACATGGGGATGAACATGAGTTAGTTTTTCATCTTGTTGGCAATGCAGAGGAACTGGACCCTGCCGATAGCAGTCTATTTCAAGCATTAATTAGTGAAGCCCTCACTAGCTATTTTCGTCAGTGGCGTGAAAAAGGACTACTATATGATAAGCTTCTCCATGAGTATGGCGTGGAGGGGAACCAGCTTCAACAAGTGTTCCATCTAACGGATTACTATTTAAACAAGGAGAACAATGACTCGGTACCCTGGCGCTTTCAGCGCTTACATGATATCCTCCTCTCCATTCTGCAAGAGTACAACCATCTAGACTTTAACGGTCTTCTCCGTTTTCGCCTTCGGGAATATGAGCAAGAATTGGAGGAAGCCATGGAAATCGCCCAACAAGAGTGGCTACTCTATCAAGAGTATCGTCATGTACCATCCTTAGCTCAGCTATTATTAGCCTTACCTCACCGACAGCATCAATTACTTCATCTTTTACATCATCGTGATGCGTGGATGACTTTTTATGATGTAGAGTATCAAATGGTGCAATTTCCTTCCACCTTTCCGTGGGCGAGCTGGCGAGCGGAGCGGGGTCTTGATGGAGAAGAATGGTTAAGTAGCTTACTCCTCGCTTTTTCACCGACACAGATTATTGTTCATACGAAGGATTGGCATCACCCCATCATTCAGCATCTACATCATCTTTTTCAGCAACGATTTCAGATCTGTATGGGTTGCCGATTTTGTCGTAATCGAGGAAGGAATATGGAGAGATCAACTTGA